The Lycium barbarum isolate Lr01 chromosome 12, ASM1917538v2, whole genome shotgun sequence genome includes a region encoding these proteins:
- the LOC132621409 gene encoding mitogen-activated protein kinase 7-like isoform X1, with protein sequence MKAALEFSCREMATQVEPPNGIRPRGKHYYTMWQTVFEVDTKYVPIKPIGRGAYGVVCSSVNRETNERVAIKKINNVFSNRIDALRTLRELKLLRHIRHENVIALKDVMMPIHRSSFKDIYLVYELMDTDLNHIIKSNQPLSNDHCKYFLFQLLRGLKYLHSANILHRDLKPGNLLVNANCELKICDFGLARTSRDNGQFMTEYVVTRWYRAPELLLCCDNYGTSIDVWSVGCIFAEILGRKPLFPGTECLNQLKLILNILGTQPEADLHFIDNPRAKGFIRSLPYTRGAHFSSLFPQADPLAIDLLKRMLVFDPSKRITVTEALYHPYLSSLYDPTCNLPAQFPLNLDIDENMAEPLIREMMLREILHYHPEAAYINTFY encoded by the exons ATGAAGGCTGCTCTTGAATTTAGTTGCCG AGAAATGGCAACTCAAGTGGAGCCTCCAAATGGAATTAGGCCTCGAGGGAAGCACTATTACACAATGTGGCAAACTGTATTTGAAGTcgatacgaaatatgtaccgatcAAACCTATTGGAAGAGGAGCTTATGGTGTGGTTTGTTCCTCGGTGAATAGGGAGACAAATGAGAGAGTTGCAATCAAGAAAATCAATAATGTGTTTTCGAATAGAATTGATGCGCTTAGAACTCTAAGAGAATTGAAGCTTTTGCGGCATATAAGGCATGAGAATGTGATTGCTTTGAAGGATGTGATGATGCCTATTCACAGAAGCAGTTTCAAGGATATCTATTTGGTTTATGAGTTGATGGATACGGATCTTAATCATATTATTAAGTCGAATCAGCCTTTGTCCAATGACCATTGCAAGTACTTTCTTTTTCAG CTACTCCGCGGCTTGAAATATCTCCATTCAGCTAATATTCTCCATCGGGACTTGAAACCTGGGAATCTCCTTGTGAATGCTAACTGTGAGTTAAAGATTTGTGACTTTGGACTCGCTAGGACTAGCAGAGACAATGGACAGTTTATGACTGAATATGTTGTCACTCGTTGGTATCGTGCACCAGAGCTACTTCTTTGTTGTGATAATTATGGAACATCCATTGATGTCTGGTCTGTTGGATGCATCTTCGCAGAAATCCTTGGACGGAAGCCTCTTTTCCCCGGAACTGAATGTCTCAATCAGCTTAAACTTATTCTCAATATCCTTGGTACCCAGCCTGAAGCCGATCTTCATTTCATTGATAACCCAAGGGCTAAAGGATTCATCAGATCTCTTCCTTATACTCGAGGCGCTCACTTTTCTTCTCTCTTCCCTCAGGCTGATCCTTTAGCAATAGACTTATTGAAGCGAATGCTCGTTTTTGATCCCTCGAAGAGAATCACAGTTACAGAAGCTCTCTATCACCCTTACTTGTCAAGTCTTTATGATCCAACATGCAATCTTCCCGCTCAATTTCCTCTTAATCTGGATATCGATGAGAATATGGCAGAACCATTGATTCGGGAGATGATGCTGAGAGAAATCCTTCATTACCATCCTGAAGCAGCTTATATCAACACATTTTACTAG
- the LOC132621409 gene encoding mitogen-activated protein kinase 7-like isoform X2, protein MATQVEPPNGIRPRGKHYYTMWQTVFEVDTKYVPIKPIGRGAYGVVCSSVNRETNERVAIKKINNVFSNRIDALRTLRELKLLRHIRHENVIALKDVMMPIHRSSFKDIYLVYELMDTDLNHIIKSNQPLSNDHCKYFLFQLLRGLKYLHSANILHRDLKPGNLLVNANCELKICDFGLARTSRDNGQFMTEYVVTRWYRAPELLLCCDNYGTSIDVWSVGCIFAEILGRKPLFPGTECLNQLKLILNILGTQPEADLHFIDNPRAKGFIRSLPYTRGAHFSSLFPQADPLAIDLLKRMLVFDPSKRITVTEALYHPYLSSLYDPTCNLPAQFPLNLDIDENMAEPLIREMMLREILHYHPEAAYINTFY, encoded by the exons ATGGCAACTCAAGTGGAGCCTCCAAATGGAATTAGGCCTCGAGGGAAGCACTATTACACAATGTGGCAAACTGTATTTGAAGTcgatacgaaatatgtaccgatcAAACCTATTGGAAGAGGAGCTTATGGTGTGGTTTGTTCCTCGGTGAATAGGGAGACAAATGAGAGAGTTGCAATCAAGAAAATCAATAATGTGTTTTCGAATAGAATTGATGCGCTTAGAACTCTAAGAGAATTGAAGCTTTTGCGGCATATAAGGCATGAGAATGTGATTGCTTTGAAGGATGTGATGATGCCTATTCACAGAAGCAGTTTCAAGGATATCTATTTGGTTTATGAGTTGATGGATACGGATCTTAATCATATTATTAAGTCGAATCAGCCTTTGTCCAATGACCATTGCAAGTACTTTCTTTTTCAG CTACTCCGCGGCTTGAAATATCTCCATTCAGCTAATATTCTCCATCGGGACTTGAAACCTGGGAATCTCCTTGTGAATGCTAACTGTGAGTTAAAGATTTGTGACTTTGGACTCGCTAGGACTAGCAGAGACAATGGACAGTTTATGACTGAATATGTTGTCACTCGTTGGTATCGTGCACCAGAGCTACTTCTTTGTTGTGATAATTATGGAACATCCATTGATGTCTGGTCTGTTGGATGCATCTTCGCAGAAATCCTTGGACGGAAGCCTCTTTTCCCCGGAACTGAATGTCTCAATCAGCTTAAACTTATTCTCAATATCCTTGGTACCCAGCCTGAAGCCGATCTTCATTTCATTGATAACCCAAGGGCTAAAGGATTCATCAGATCTCTTCCTTATACTCGAGGCGCTCACTTTTCTTCTCTCTTCCCTCAGGCTGATCCTTTAGCAATAGACTTATTGAAGCGAATGCTCGTTTTTGATCCCTCGAAGAGAATCACAGTTACAGAAGCTCTCTATCACCCTTACTTGTCAAGTCTTTATGATCCAACATGCAATCTTCCCGCTCAATTTCCTCTTAATCTGGATATCGATGAGAATATGGCAGAACCATTGATTCGGGAGATGATGCTGAGAGAAATCCTTCATTACCATCCTGAAGCAGCTTATATCAACACATTTTACTAG